A genomic segment from Aegilops tauschii subsp. strangulata cultivar AL8/78 chromosome 1, Aet v6.0, whole genome shotgun sequence encodes:
- the LOC109765049 gene encoding agamous-like MADS-box protein AGL14 translates to MVRGKTEMKRIENATSRQVTFSKRRNGLLKKAFELSVLCDVEVALAVFSPRGRLYEFSSATR, encoded by the coding sequence ATGGTGCGGGGGAAGACGGAGATGAAGCGGATAGAGAACGCGACGAGCCGGCAGGTGACCTTCTCCAAGCGCAGGAACGGGCTGCTCAAGAAGGCCTTCGAGCTCTCCGTGCTCTGCGACGTCGAGGTCGCCCTCGCCGTCTTCTCCCCCCGCGGCAGGCTCTACGAGTTCTCCAGCGCCACCAGGTAA